CAAAGGTGATGATGAGTGATCGTCGAAGCAAAATATGAATTGCTTTAAAACAAATTAACGCGTTTGTTTGTTACATGTTAATGAAGCTTCTCAGTCAGTTTGTTTTGGTCAAGCCAAACAGCACAACAGAAATGGCTGATAGCTTTGGTCTAATGCAAACAGTAACATACCGTAATAACCTTTTTTTTTAACGGCAAGCAATCAATTTAGCGTTGAGTATTTTCTTCGATTGAGACCCATAGGTAACAGGTGGGATTGTTTACCTGTTTTAATTGCAAGTTTGGTCCGATTTTGTGAATTGTAGCAAGCCCTTTGGTCAGTCACATTGAGAAACTTGCATGGCACATCATTTGAGTGAACAATAGCCTAATTGAGTTATACATTTCCCCTATAGTAAATAGTCTCAAATGTAAATAGGCTACATTGAATCTGCAACAGGTGGATCAGGTTGATCCATGATGTGGGTTGTGAGATCATGCACTACACTGGCAATTAGTCACACAGGTAGGCTACAGAGCAGTTTTGAATTGAGAATATTGCTAGTTACTAACCTTATAGTGAAGACTACTGCACTACAGATTTTTCATGCCTGTGTCTGTGGTAAGAACAAAGGCAAACACAACATAATTCTAGTTGATATAATTGATTAACAGATCAGGATAATTTGATGACCATTTCAAACATGCATCCTAATATGTTATTTTCTCAGGTCTGGTCTCTGTGtgggctgtagactgtagattCTGAGGGGACATTTGCATATGGTCTTTGATGGTTGCCAGTTTATAATGAATTGCTGGCTTGCAAATCAACTGTCTATTGCTTATTTTACATCTGTTACAGGGGCCTGAATTGACATGGATCCAGCACATGCTGAATTAGATGTCCCTGCTGGAGGTAATATTAAAGTTATCGATGATGAGGACAAAAATTGGCACAAACGACTCCGTCTCAGGAAAGCTGCCGTTCAGCCCCCAACTATGCAAAGTGAAGATAAGCATGGGTCGAAGAAGATAGAGGACAAGGAGAAAAGCACAGAGCAGAGGTATTTGAAGAAGACACCCCTTAAAACACAAAAGAGTCAACATGTGACAAAGGTTTATGGAAATATACTTAGGTTTAGATGTTTTGAATGCAACGGCAGCACAGAATTCAGCCCTAATGACTTACTGAGGCACTTTCAGGAAACTCACCCAGGAAGCCAACCAATCTTTCCTTGTGACATGTGCAGTTTTATTACACAGGAATTCTCCCACCTTCAAGTTCACCAATTAGGCCACAGAGACACTTTTGCCAGCTGCAACATATGCAATGACAATGTCCAGCACACTCTCTTGCAGCTCACCACACATTTAAACATGCACCACAGCTTGAATGGCCACTACACTTGCGAGAAGTGCAAGTTCTCCAGCAGAGATGTAGGATCATTTTTGGAGCATATGTATCTACATAACATGGAGCCGCAAGCAGGTGGCATTTCTGATCATTCAAATCCTGCTGACCAAGATTTGCAGAGACATCTCATGGCCAAAACAGCACAATTCCCCTTCAGTTGTCAGTTCTGTGACTTTATAGCGCATCGAAAAGGTATCATCACAAAGCACATGGCCACCGTCCATGGTAAAGCGACAAGCCAAAAAAATTCATCATCAAGACTGAAGCACGTGGTGACAAGGAGTACAGTGAGGGAAAATAACTGGATGTCACAAGGCTGTCTTTCTCTGTCGGGGGAAGGATTCCTGGATAAATATTGCAGACTGTCAAATCCAGAGAGGGCCTTGGAGGAGACCCAGCAATTTTTAGAGAAGTCTGTGCCTGCTAAAGCTCTTAAGACTGTACTTTCAAATGTACCCAAAGCCATCACTTCCTTTTCAAACTGTGACAACTGCATGATATCCAACCCTGGATTCCCAAACACAGGCAAGGACCTCACTGTCCTCATGCTCAAAAACAAGATTGCAGTTCCTCCGAATGGCACTACTGAAGCAATTGCTTTCAAAATTGTGGAAGGCAAAAAAGATTTGGTTCTCAAGGTTACACCATCAGCAACGCAAGAGACCTCTGACACAACAAAGACGTCATTGTGTGCCACTGTGCAGGAATCAGAGAATATTGCTTCTCAAACTAGTGCTGGGGACTCCAATGCAAATGAATGCCAATCAAATTCAAGTATCTCTCCAAAGACCAAGCCACCCAGTTGTCCAGGATCATTCTTGACACCAAATGATGTTGCCACTATTTCAACCCTAAACGAGTTAGTAAAATATGATCAAACTCAAGAAAATAGAGAGAACCAGGAAACAAGGGTTGGCCAAATGCACAGAAATGATGCAGAACCCAAAGATGTAAATCACTGTGAAGATACGGCAGAGGAAATCAAAATGTCGAAGTTGCCAAAGGAGAAAAGTAAAAAAGAGCAAAAATCCTTTCCTGAAACTCTGCGCTCTTCCAAGACTATGGGGGACAAAAAAAGGGTGAGAAAGAAAGTGGTCGGCCCTAAAACTGTAGAGAAAAAATCATCACCAACATTAGAGCTCCTCCTGAAGAAGAACCCAGTCAAGGAAATGCAGTGGATGCCACAAGGTCCTCTTCCCCTGTTAGGACGAGGTTTGCTGAATGATTTCCATAGACTAGAGCACCCACAGAAAACTTTGGAGAAGTCGCATCAATTTCTTAAAAGAGCACTGTCAGCTGAAAATGGCAAAAAGAAGCAGTCCAAATGTCCCAAGACTGACCAGAAACAGAACTCCAAAGTGGTCACTAGGTCGTCAATGTCAGAGGCAGGCCTTATTTCAAACCCTGGGCATTTCAGCCTCAGAGGTAACAACCTTAATAAGATTTTAGTTCCTCCCAATTGCACTACAGAGGCCATGGGTTTAAAAATGGTGGACGGGAAAAAACATTTGGTTCTTAAGGTTATACCATCAACAATGCAAGAGACCTCTGACAAAACAAAGGCATCCTTGCATTCCATTGAGACTAAGGAAGACCACACCACATCTAAAACTTGCACTACGAGCCCGAACAGTTTAGTCGTGGTCGATAATTCTCATGTCCTGGATGGCCAAGATTGTCCAAGGTTAGGCTTACCTCGTGTATCTAATGGAGCCAAATCAGCTGGAAATGATTTGGGCCAGATGACGGAGGAGAAGTTGGAGGCTGTGAACTATGACCCAGAAGAGGTTGGAACTACAGAAGCTCAGGTCACCATGATGTCTCCCTCCCCCATACTCCATTTCCTTACTTCCCCACAAGGTAATCAAAACTATCTTACTGAAATGTATAACACCTGATTTGTTAAATGTATTTCCAAATATTTACTTCTCGTTACCTGTCATGCATGACTCTGTCCATGCCACTCTATGCTTTATCGATAGACAATAAATGGAGTTAGCAGTTCACTTCCCTTTTTTACTGGACTAATTCTGCTTTGTTCTCGTGTTGAATATTTCAACAGGTATAACAAACTTGTCAGAGAATCCGGTCGACACTCCAGACATTTGTCTTCAGGACGTTCCTCCCAATACCACGCTAAGAGATGTAGGACAGCAGGAGGGCTTTGACAGGATTTGCCTCTCACCACAGACAAATGAACAGACAGTTAAAGGAAAGAGGCAGGGTGAACCGTCCACAGAAGACTCTCCTGAGCCACTCTCAAAAGCCTTCAGGAAAGTTGTGGGAGAAGAAGAGGCCTCACTAGGAGCCGCGCATCACTGGGAGCCAGGCCCTAGAGATGTGGAGAGGACCCTGAAGCTGTTGCCATTAAGTCCCACTCAACTCATAACACGTCCAAGAGGAGACCAGCCTGTTGTCGTGCTAAATCACCCAGACACAGACATTCCAGAGGTCACAAATATAATGGAAACAGTCCACAGGTACAAAGGAGAGGTCCAAAAAGTAGTGCTGTCTCGGAAAACATTGAAGGCCCTTGCAGCCGTGGGTCGTGATATGTTCAGGGCAAATGCCCCGGCGATTGAACGTGTGTGCCCTGAgagcagagtgaaagagagattcATCTTGAAAATGAAGCTGAAAAAGATGAGCAGAAATAAGTACAAAGTGGTGAACGCAGTCCCGCGCAGCACTGAGCCTCTATTAAGATTTAGCTGCTGGTTTTGTGGCCGAGCCTTCAGTGATCAGGAGGTCTGGATTGGCCATGGCCAGCGCCATCTGATGGAATCTACTAGAGAGTGGGAGAAGCTGGAAAGTGAAAAGTCATAAATGTCACCTACACTGGATGCAAAGTTGAGAAAGGTGCCCCTGTACAAAAGCAATGGACAGAAAAGATACTAGATGGAAATGATCTTAATTTATTAGAGAAATATGTTGCTAATAAGGACTTAATAAGTGTCCAAAATCAATATAACTTAATGTGAGTTCTTCCAAAGTACAGGCCTCAAATAATAGGGCTCTAGTCATTTTTGCATTTTCCGTTGCTCAAATCAAAGTATTTAATTTGAAACCCACTTATGCTTCAGTGCTATCATTGTTTTAGATTGGATGCAATCTATTTGTTGTTTCAGTTATTGTCTAGCCAAGTTGCAATGCTATTTAAGTTGACCAAAGTACACTGTCATAAGGCATTTTTCACAGAACACTGTAATAAGGACACAAATTAGACACACTCAGAAGCTgaaaatgtaatgttatacgggtatgtatagtgtgtgtgctaAGATGATTCATTTGGGAGGGGATGGCAGGTTTGCCTTGTTACTAGGCTATACCAACATTGTTTAAAAAGCTATTTTATGTTTATTGCTGATTTGCAGATGTAtactgttttctttttttttctgtgATTGGTCATAGAAAAGAGTGAATGTGTTTGTATGCATATAGTACTTACCAAAAATATGAATGGTTTCAAATCTAGTAATTTTGTTAAGTTAGTCTGAGCTAGTAGCAGGAGTAGTCCAAAGAATATACCTTTTTATAATTTGTATAATATTGTATAGGATGGCTGACTGATGGCATTTGTGCATATATTTTAAATTATAATCTGTTTTTTAATTGCACTATGAACGGACAGTGAATATTTCTTTCCATTACTTCACTTTATGAATCTTATGACAGTCTTGATATGCATGTTCTTGCATGTATCCTTATGTTCTGATGATCTCACTGCATACATGGCAAGGGATACTTTTACAGTAGTTAGTCAGCCCAGGTCAAGGCCCAAATCACAAATACATGTAGCACATCTTTCTGAGCATACCCTTTCCTCTAGTCACCCATCATTTATTTCTTCAGATCAACAGAAAATAACTGGTTTGTAGTAGTATTGATAAGTCGGAGAAAGAAACACAATTCTGACCTAGAAACTTTTTTTTTCCACCAAGTGCCTGACCTTTTCTGTACCACAATGAATATGTATTTATCTAGACACACACCTGGTAGAATTATGTGTTGAACCGATCAATAAATACGAATAGTTTGAAAATATATGTGTGATTATTGAACatatacaggtgtaggatcttagtTTTTCTCGATTGATAAGACACTTTTAATTTAACTGGGGTCCACTTGACCTCCATCAACCTAATGAGCACAACAGTATTATTTGGTGTAAAACTGTAAGTCATTTCTAATTGCTTTCACACACAATGCAAATGCGAAGCACATCTTTACAAATGACTCTAAACTCAGTTGAGTAAATTATGACAAACAAAATTAAACATTTGGTCACAGCTGATACAAATTACTCACATGAATGTGAACCTGTGTGCAAAACTTATTTGCTAAATTGTTCAATCAGCAATCAGTCCTTATTCATGACTAAAGAGTTCACCTGTTTGAAATAATTTATTGGAACGTTGTGCAACAATTGATTCATATAACTTTTCATTCGATGACAAGTTGTATGTtttgatgtacagttgaagtctgaagtttatatacaccttagccaaatacatttaaactcagtttttcacaattcctgacttttaatcctagtaaaaatccctgtcttaggtcagttaggatcaccactttattttaagaatgtgaaatgtcagaataatagtagagagaattatttatttcagcttttttgtctttcatcacattcccagtggttcagaagttaacatgcactcaattagtatttggtagcattgcctttaaattgtttaacttgggtcaaacgttttgggtagccttccacaagcttcccacaataagttgggtgaattttggcccattcctcctgacagagctggtgttactgagtcaggtttgtagacctagctcgcacacgcttttcagttctgcccacaattgtctataggattgaggtcagggctttgtgacggccactccaataccttgactttgttgtccttaagccattttgccacaactttggaagtatgcttgtggtcattgtccatttggaagacccatttgcgatcaagctttaacttcctgactgatgtcttgagatgttacttcaatatatccacatcattttcctcctcatgatgccatctattttgtgaagtgcaccagtccctcctgcaacaaagcacccccataacatgatgctgccacagccattcttcatggttgggatggtgttcttcggcttgcaagcatcctcctttttcctccaaacgttaACGAtgctcattatggccaaacagttctttttttgtttcatcagaccagaggacatttctccaaaaagtacgatctttgtccccatgtgcagttgcaaacagtagtctggcttttttatggcggttttggagcagtggcttcttccttgctgagcggcctttcagattatgttgatataggactcgttttactgtggatatagatacttttgtacctgtttcctccagcatctttacaaggtcctttgctgttgttctgggattgatttgcacttttcgcaccaaagtacgtttatctctaggagacagaacgcgtctccttcctgagcggtatgacggctgcgtggtcccatggtgtttatacttgcatactattgtt
This window of the Oncorhynchus clarkii lewisi isolate Uvic-CL-2024 chromosome 1, UVic_Ocla_1.0, whole genome shotgun sequence genome carries:
- the LOC139410133 gene encoding zinc finger protein 518B-like; protein product: MDPAHAELDVPAGGNIKVIDDEDKNWHKRLRLRKAAVQPPTMQSEDKHGSKKIEDKEKSTEQRYLKKTPLKTQKSQHVTKVYGNILRFRCFECNGSTEFSPNDLLRHFQETHPGSQPIFPCDMCSFITQEFSHLQVHQLGHRDTFASCNICNDNVQHTLLQLTTHLNMHHSLNGHYTCEKCKFSSRDVGSFLEHMYLHNMEPQAGGISDHSNPADQDLQRHLMAKTAQFPFSCQFCDFIAHRKGIITKHMATVHGKATSQKNSSSRLKHVVTRSTVRENNWMSQGCLSLSGEGFLDKYCRLSNPERALEETQQFLEKSVPAKALKTVLSNVPKAITSFSNCDNCMISNPGFPNTGKDLTVLMLKNKIAVPPNGTTEAIAFKIVEGKKDLVLKVTPSATQETSDTTKTSLCATVQESENIASQTSAGDSNANECQSNSSISPKTKPPSCPGSFLTPNDVATISTLNELVKYDQTQENRENQETRVGQMHRNDAEPKDVNHCEDTAEEIKMSKLPKEKSKKEQKSFPETLRSSKTMGDKKRVRKKVVGPKTVEKKSSPTLELLLKKNPVKEMQWMPQGPLPLLGRGLLNDFHRLEHPQKTLEKSHQFLKRALSAENGKKKQSKCPKTDQKQNSKVVTRSSMSEAGLISNPGHFSLRGNNLNKILVPPNCTTEAMGLKMVDGKKHLVLKVIPSTMQETSDKTKASLHSIETKEDHTTSKTCTTSPNSLVVVDNSHVLDGQDCPRLGLPRVSNGAKSAGNDLGQMTEEKLEAVNYDPEEVGTTEAQVTMMSPSPILHFLTSPQGITNLSENPVDTPDICLQDVPPNTTLRDVGQQEGFDRICLSPQTNEQTVKGKRQGEPSTEDSPEPLSKAFRKVVGEEEASLGAAHHWEPGPRDVERTLKLLPLSPTQLITRPRGDQPVVVLNHPDTDIPEVTNIMETVHRYKGEVQKVVLSRKTLKALAAVGRDMFRANAPAIERVCPESRVKERFILKMKLKKMSRNKYKVVNAVPRSTEPLLRFSCWFCGRAFSDQEVWIGHGQRHLMESTREWEKLESEKS